The Amycolatopsis solani genome has a window encoding:
- a CDS encoding zinc ribbon domain-containing protein, giving the protein MSVLVQNCRTCGGRWFPARLMCPRCGGADLVPVSVERGVVEQLTHLGDVVIASVACDPEPLLVARLHGAVEPGDVVELTDDPGASGRPVAFVPPISLPREEMS; this is encoded by the coding sequence ATGAGCGTGCTCGTGCAGAACTGCCGGACGTGCGGTGGCCGATGGTTCCCCGCCCGCCTGATGTGCCCCCGCTGCGGGGGCGCCGACCTGGTGCCGGTCAGCGTCGAGCGCGGGGTGGTCGAGCAGCTGACCCACCTCGGCGACGTCGTCATCGCGTCGGTGGCCTGTGACCCCGAACCGCTGCTCGTGGCCAGGCTGCACGGCGCGGTCGAGCCCGGGGACGTCGTGGAGCTCACCGACGACCCCGGCGCGTCCGGCCGTCCCGTCGCCTTCGTACCGCCGATCAGCCTGCCCCGAGAGGAGATGTCATGA